A part of Phoenix dactylifera cultivar Barhee BC4 chromosome 2, palm_55x_up_171113_PBpolish2nd_filt_p, whole genome shotgun sequence genomic DNA contains:
- the LOC103720772 gene encoding uncharacterized protein LOC103720772 translates to MAVITTASKAFKAPWARLLSLRSLSQLPNGAAIHLAAARRPSIRSLLPPSKAEPQLVRCFSASTVMGDRVVQELLAEVEREKQREREEKKKAGIEVDEEEEEEDYMGVGPLIEKLEKKKVKDLDNIDQFWAPTDSESDDDERFSPDEVKKRAEEFEKKCKRHAELLKNFAEAETLDEAHKWMTRIDKFEERYLKLPLEYRVIGDLMNRLKETTERKDRFILLQKLNRAVRLMECKEAYDPNNPGNFGVIQRQHVGSPEDVVDNAGFEREKQMIQGASLGEDDEDFSEAKEKDDLLLEKLNAIEKRIEEKLAELDHTFGKKGRVLEEDIRELVEERNSLTEKKRRPLYRKGFDVKVIDVNRTCKVTKGGQVVKYTALLATGNYHGVVGFAKAKAPTAQVAIQRAYEKCFQNLHYVERYEGHTIAHAIHMNYEKTKVYLWPGPMRSGMSAASRTVETVLRLAGFNNVKSKIIGSRNPLNVVKALFKALNAIETPKDVQEKFGRTVVETYLL, encoded by the exons ATGGCCGTAATAACCACCGCCAGTAAAGCCTTCAAGGCGCCATGGGCTCGCCTCCTCTCTCTGCGCTCCCTCTCCCAACTTCCCAACGGCGCCGCAATCCATCTCGCCGCCGCGCGAAGGCCTTCGATCCGGTCCCTCCTTCCCCCCTCAAAAGCCGAGCCCCAGCTCGTCCGTTGCTTCTCGGCCAGTACAGTGATGGGGGACCGGGTGGTCCAGGAGCTGCTGGCCGAGGTGGAGAGGGAGAAGcagcgagagagagaggagaagaagaaagctggGATAGAGGTCgacgaggaggaagaagaggaggactaCATGGGGGTGGGCCCGCTTATAGAGAagctggagaagaagaaggtcaAGGATCTCGACAATATCGATCAGTTCTGGGCGCCCACCGACTCCGAGAGCGATGACGACGAGCGCTTCTCGCCTGACGAGGTGAAGAAGCGTGCGGAGGAGTTCGAGAAGAAGTGCAAGCGGCATGCGGAGCTGCTCAAGAACTTCGCTGAGGCTG AAACTCTGGATGAAGCTCATAAATGGATGACAAGAATTGACAAATTTGAGGAGCGATATTTGAAACTGCCATTGGAGTACAGGGTTATCGGTGATTTGATGAATCGCCTGAAGGAGACAACTGAGAGAAAAGACAGATTCATTCTTCTACAGAAGCTAAATCGTGCTGTGAGGCTGATGGAGTGCAAAGAGGCCTATGACCCAAACAATCCTGGAAATTTTGGAGTCATCCAGCGTCAGCATGTTGGTTCTCCCGAGGATGTGGTGGATAATGCTGGATTTGAAAGGGAAAAGCAAATGATTCAAGGGGCCAGTCTTGGAGAAGATGACGAAGATTTCTCTGAAGCAAAAGAGAAGGATGATTTACTATTGGAGAAACTAAATGCCATAGAGAAAAGGATTGAGGAGAAGCTGGCAGAACTGGACCATACATTTGGAAAGAAGGGCAGAGTTCTGGAGGAGGACATCAGAGAGCTGGTAGAGGAGAGAAATTCTTtgacagaaaagaaaagaagacctcTCTATCGGAAA GGCTTTGATGTGAAGGTAATCGATGTAAATCGGACATGCAAAGTTACAAAG GGAGGGCAAGTGGTGAAGTACACTGCATTGCTTGCTACTGGAAACTACCATGGAGTTGTGGGTTTTGCTAAAGCTAAAGCTCCAACAGCTCAGGTTGCTATCCAAAGG GCATATGAGAAATGCTTCCAGAATCTTCATTACGTGGAGCGATATGAAGGGCATACTATTGCTCATGCAATCCATATGAATTATGAGAAAACCAAG GTATACCTCTGGCCAGGTCCAATGAGAAGTGGGATGTCAGCAGCAAGCAGAACTGTTGAAACTGTCCTGCGTCTGGCTGGTTTCAACAATGTCAAATCAAAG ATCATTGGCTCAAGGAACCCACTTAATGTTGTGAAGGCTCTTTTCAAAGCATTGAATGCT ATTGAAACTCCGAAGGATGTCCAGGAGAAGTTTGGACGAACTGTTGTTGAAACATACTTGTTATGA